In the Ascochyta rabiei chromosome 17, complete sequence genome, one interval contains:
- a CDS encoding Glycine hydroxymethyltransferase encodes MSNYALPKSHQDLMEKSLVDTDNEVAQIMEREIQRQRESILLIASENVTSRAVFDALGSPMSNKYSEGYPGARYYGGNEHIDAIELLCQKRALEAFGLDNEKWGVNVQCLSGSPANLQVYQAIMRPHERLMGLDLPHGGHLSHGYQTPQRKISAVSTYFETFPYRVNLDTGLIDYDQLEQNALMYRPKVLVAGTSAYCREIDYARMREIADKVGCYLMMDMAHISGLVAAGVNKSPFPYCDIVTTTTHKSLRGPRGAMIFFRKGVRKTDAKSGKDILYDLEGPINFSVFPGHQGGPHNHTITALAVALKQAQTEDFKLYQQQVIKNAKQLETTFKELDFKLVTNGTDNHMVLIDLKPWNLDGARVEAVLEQVNIACNKNTTPGDKSALTPMGIRIGAPAMTSRGLGEEDFKKIANYIDTVIKLCKQIQGDLPKEANKLKDFKAKVTSGEVEEIKNLKKEIAAWAVTFPLPI; translated from the exons ATGTCCAACTACGCGCTCCCCAAGTCCCACCAGGAC CTCATGGAGAAGTCCCTGGTGGACACTGACAATGAGGTCGCTCAGATCATG GAACGCGAGATCCAGCGTCAGCGCGAGTCCATCCTCCTCATCGCCTCGGAGAACGTCACATCCCGCGCCGTCTTTGACGCGCTCGGTTCGCCCATGTCCAACAAGTACTCTGAGGGCTACCCCGGCGCCCGTTACTACGGCGGTAACGAGCACATCGACGCCATCGAGCTCCTCTGCCAGAAGCGCGCCCTCGAGGCTTTCGGTCTGGACAACGAGAAGTGGGGCGTCAACGTCCAGTGCTTGTCTGGCTCTCCCGCCAACCTCCAGGTCTACCAGGCCATCATGAGGCCTCACGAGAGGCTCATGGGCCTTGACCTGCCCCACGGCGGCCACTTGTCCCACGGCTACCAGACACCCCAGAGGAAGATTTCCGCCGTTTCCACCTACTTCGAGACCTTCCCCTACCGCGTCAACCTCGACACTGGTCTCATCGACTACGACCAGCTCGAGCAGAACGCTCTCATGTACCGCCCCAAGGTCCTTGTTGCCGGTACCTCTGCCTACTGCCGCGAGATTGACTACGCCCGCATGCGCGAGATCGCCGACAAGGTCGGCTGCTACCTCATGATGGACATGGCCCACATCTCTGGTCTCGTCGCCGCTGGCGTCAACAAGTCGCCCTTCCCCTACTGCGACATtgtcaccaccaccacccacaAGTCGCTCCGTGGCCCCCGTGGCGCCATGATCTTCTTCCGCAAGGGTGTCCGCAAGACTGATGCCAAATCCGGCAAGGACATCCTCTACGACCTCGAGGGCCCCATCAACTTCTCTGTCTTTCCCGGACACCAGGGTGGACCCCACAACCACACCATCACTGCGCTCGCCGTTGCCCTCAAGCAAGCCCAGACCGAGGACTTCAAGCTGTACCAGCAGCAAGTCATCAAGAACGCCAAGCAGCTCGAGACCACCTTCAAGGAGCTCGACTTCAAGCTCGTCACCAACGGTACCGACAACCACATGGTCCTGATCGACCTCAAGCCCTGGAACCTTGACGGTGCCCGTGTGGAGGCTGTCCTCGAGCAGGTCAACATTGCTTGCAACAAGAACACCACCCCTGGTGACAAGTCTGCCCTCACCCCCATGGGTATCCGCATTGGCGCCCCTGCCATGACCTCGCGTGGTCTCGGCGAGGAGGACTTCAAGAAGATTGCCAACTACATTGACACCGTCATCAAGCTGTGCAAGCAGATCCAGGGCGACCTCCCCAAGGAGGCCAACAAGCTCAAGGACTTCAAGGCCAAGGTCACCTCTGGCGAGGTTGAGGAGATCAAGAACCTGAAGAAGGAGATTGCCGCCTGGGCCGTCACCTTCCCTCTCCCCATCTAA
- a CDS encoding Alpha-ketoglutarate-dependent xanthine dioxygenase xan-1: MSSIQITPVARSANSRRNIGAVATNLDVNKLSEEDWKIIHDGLYTHSVLVLKKQAHATPKAQFELTQRFDSSSSGYGHGKTLDAKRSILHPDLKTIPHQPQVQVIGNGFVKAFEGLEDITLKHPHHKTFHKTAVPEAEDLEFTRFYRWHMDAALYDLQPPRVTSLMAVQVPKGRTQTLRYDDGTGDELQVPLGTTAFVSGYTMYDILSESDKEFARTTKVEYAAHPYIWMSSAKSRSTGLGLESDGLELPASELPDVEESKIIKLPMCWKNPVTGQLALQVHPSAVRRLHLRDGSVIGDLKVARDIVYRLQRPGIAPELVYCHDWEEGDMVLFNNQGTLHSVVGAFAPDEVRIFRQCNLASSAPPKGPGEGASEEAWTKPLRTYEPTKSAQAAEQAWMKPMRAY; this comes from the coding sequence ATGTCGTCGATACAAATCACTCCTGTCGCTCGCTCAGCCAATTCGCGTCGCAACATTGGTGCTGTCGCCACTAACCTCGACGTCAACAAGTTGAGTGAAGAAGATTGGAAAATCATTCACGATGGACTATACACCCACTCGGTCCTTGTCCTGAAGAAGCAAGCCCACGCCACTCCAAAAGCACAGTTTGAGCTCACACAACGATTCGATTCATCGTCATCCGGCTATGGTCATGGCAAGACGCTTGACGCAAAGCGCAGCATCCTCCACCCAGATCTCAAAACCATTCCACACCAACCCCAAGTTCAAGTGATCGGCAACGGCTTCGTCAAGGCGTTCGAGGGTCTCGAAGATATCACGCTCAAGCATCCACACCACAAGACATTCCACAAGACGGCAGTCCCAGAAGCAGAGGACCTGGAGTTTACACGATTCTACCGCTGGCACATGGATGCTGCTCTGTATGATCTGCAACCACCACGCGTTACTTCGCTCATGGCTGTTCAAGTACCAAAAGGACGAACGCAGACGTTGCGGTACGATGATGGAACGGGAGACGAGCTGCAGGTTCCGCTCGGTACAACGGCATTCGTATCTGGATACACAATGTATGATATCCTGTCGGAGAGCGACAAGGAGTTTGCGCGGACGACCAAGGTCGAATATGCAGCGCACCCTTACATCTGGATGTCAAGTGCGAAGTCGAGGTCGACGGGCCTGGGATTGGAATCGGATGGCTTGGAGCTACCAGCGAGCGAACTGCCGGATGTTGAAGAGTCGAAGATCATTAAGCTTCCTATGTGCTGGAAGAACCCAGTCACAGGGCAGCTCGCTCTACAAGTCCATCCGTCTGCGGTGCGTAGACTGCATCTCAGGGATGGATCGGTCATCGGTGACTTGAAGGTAGCACGGGATATTGTGTATCGACTACAGCGACCGGGCATAGCGCCTGAGCTGGTGTACTGCCATGATTGGGAGGAGGGCGACATGGTCTTGTTTAACAACCAGGGCACCCTTCACAGTGTGGTTGGTGCCTTTGCGCCTGACGAGGTCCGGATTTTCAGGCAGTGCAACCTCGCGAGCAGCGCACCGCCGAAAGGGCCAGGAGAGGGCGCTTCCGAAGAGGCCTGGACCAAACCGCTGCGCACGTATGAGCCTACGAAAAGTGCTCAGGCTGCTGAGCAGGCTTGGATGAAGCCCATGCGCGCATATTAG
- a CDS encoding translation machinery-associated protein 16, protein MVSDRLSKVHKAIAKKKGKNPNLHEGSRDTQRLQRASARDDKLNRLSKLREKENRHFLMRVKSFQSYTAEHTSPLSVKELQAMIEDYLGRDDEELAKLKAERRAGRPPSTRQTLLEQARATEQDEYASGFWIPDLEDEGVLQKLKQWDGKWASLPTLKFARISKEGFKKVSSFPPKGMS, encoded by the exons ATGGTCAGCGATCGGTTAAGCAAAGTGCACAAGGCGATcgcaaagaagaagggcaagaaCCCCAACCTGCACGAGGGCAGTCGAGACACCCAGCGACTGCAGCGCGCAAGTGCTCGAGATGACAAGCTCAACCGCCTATCAAAGCTGAGGGAGAAGGAAAACCGACACTTCT TGATGAGAGTGAAATCGTTCCAGTCGTATACCGCAGAGCACACTTCACCTCTCAGCGTCAAGGAACTCCAGGCCATGATCGAAGATTACCTAGGGCGTGATGACGAGGAGCTTGCCAAGCTGAAAGCAGAGCGTCGCGCAGGACGGCCTCCAAGCACTCGCCAGACCCTTTTGGAGCAAGCCAGAGCCACCGAACAGGACGAGTATGCCTCCGGGTTTTGGATTCCGGATCTGGAGGATGAGGGCGTCCTGCAAAAGTTGAAGCAGTGGGACGGAAAGTGGGCCAGTCTTCCTACGCTGAAGTTCGCAAGGATCTCGAAGGAGGGTTTCAAGAAAGTGTCGAGTTTCCCACCCAAGGGCATGTCATGA
- a CDS encoding Rad2 nuclease — protein sequence MGISGLLPLLKSIHKPCNLKKFAGQTIGVDAYGWLHRGTAACAIDLALDKPTTKYIDFCMHRVRMLIHFGITPYLIFDGDNLPSKAGTEKDRRERRKEGKRLGLELLKLGKTSQAQLELQKAVDVTPEMARAFIEELKASNVQYVVAPYEADSQMVYLERKGVIDGILSEDSDLLVFGAKCLITKLDKYGDCIEVNRNHFTACREISLVGWSDADFRRMAILSGCDYLPGIGGLGLKTAHRMLRKHKTVDRLVKAAQFDGKLKVPVGFMADFDQAEKTFLYQWVFCPVEKRLVNLTPLADDVSIADMPYLGEEVAAHVAAGVANGDLYPRTKLPMTVPSKATSKSRVFGASRRASTNLQTPDLKGKSIDSFFKPKRTPLAELDPNIFTPSPSQQALLEQQRNSTGWEAVPAPGSQSSQRPSFPSTAPQPARRIISDPTGRRRSVPHPFKRQRLCSDSVLNTSADGESIVRSQFFASTMPEPSPSLRPTKNNRRKTDNGFELYSDDSIGEAMAEAADLEEAASQPKKKLRIFSDSQSTATTRTSTAESQDSTGVLTPATSFGSPEPESVFSAAISSQMQELRSKFTYKGPESSSANKTLRRRGTEARAPSILPLELSSTSTQEGKTETIVPGTPPRADEAPDFGDSAWVALDSEIVVPASSPPPTPSKRRRSSLKGSEDLIVHDSDGESLCSPRKPMFSLNRFAFTG from the exons ATGGGTATTTCCG GGCTTCTCCCACTGCTCAAGTCTATCCACAAGCCATGCAATCTCAAGAAGTTCGCCGGTCAGACAATTGGCGTGGATGCATATGGCTGGCTGCATCGAGGCACGGCTGCCTGCGCCATTGATCTGGCCCTGGACAAGCCGACCACCAA ATACATCGACTTCTGCATGCACCGCGTCCGTATGCTCATCCACTTCGGCATCACACCCTACCTCATTTTCGATGGAGATAACCTACCCAGCAAAGCCGGCACGGAGAAGGACCGAAGAGAGAGGAGGAAAGAAGGCAAGCGACTTGGCCTAGAGCTCCTCAAACTCGGCAAGACATCACAGGCGCAGTTGGAGCTGCAGAAGGCTGTCGACGTCACCCCAGAAATGGCGCGGGCTTTCATCGAAGAGCTCAAGGCTAGCAATGTCCAGTACGTCGTTGCGCCATACGAAGCAGACTCGCAGATGGTTTATCTGGAGCGCAAGGGTGTCATCGATGGCATCCTGTCAGAGGACTCTGATCTTCTGGTCTTCGGCGCAAAGTGCCTGATCACCAAGCTCGACAAGTACGGAGACTGTATCGAGGTCAATCGCAACCACTTCACAGCCTGCAGGGAAATCAGTCTAGTAGGCTGGTCGGACGCAGACTTCAGGCGAATGGCTATCCTCAGTGGGTGCGACTACTTGCCTGGCATTGGCGGGCTTGGTTTGAAGACCGCCCATCGCATGCTTCGAAAACACAAGACTGTAGACCGGCTGGTCAAGGCCGCGCAATTTGACGGCAAGCTCAAAGTTCCCGTCGGTTTCATGGCGGATTTTGATCAGGCGGAGAAGACGTTCCTCTACCAGTGGGTCTTCTGCCCAGTTGAGAAGCGGCTGGTCAACTTAACCCCACTCGCGGACGATGTTAGCATTGCAGACATGCCATATCTGGGCGAGGAAGTGGCAGCACACGTTGCAGCCGGCGTAGCAAACGGCGATTTATACCCACGTACGAAGCTGCCCATGACAGTGCCGAGCAAAGCAACGTCAAAGAGTAGGGTGTTTGGAGCTTCTCGAAGAGCATCAACAAACTTACAGACACCGGACTTGAAGGGCAAGTCCATCGATTCTTTCTTCAAGCCCAAGCGTACGCCGTTGGCCGAACTGGACCCGAACATCTTCACACCATCGCCGAGTCAGCAAGCCTTGTTGGAACAGCAAAGGAACAGCACTGGCTGGGAAGCAGTGCCCGCTCCCGGATCGCAGTCATCACAACGACCGTCCTTCCCCAGCACTGCCCCTCAACCCGCAAGACGAATCATATCTGATCCCACAGGTCGTAGACGGTCCGTTCCGCATCCGTTTAAGAGGCAGCGGCTTTGTTCTGACTCTGTACTCAACACTTCTGCAGATGGAGAGAGTATCGTACGGAGCCAGTTCTTCGCATCGACTATGCCAGAGCCAAGTCCTTCGCTCCGCCCGACCAAGAACAACAGACGAAAGACAGACAACGGCTTCGAGCTGTACTCTGACGACTCGATAGGGGAGGCTATGGCGGAAGCAGCAGACCTGGAAGAGGCAGCCTCTCAGCCCAAGAAGAAGCTGAGGATTTTCAGTGACTCTCAGTCCACCGCCACCACAAGGACCTCCACAGCCGAATCGCAGGACTCTACAGGAGTGCTGACGCCCGCCACGTCTTTCGGAAGTCCCGAGCCCGAGTCTGTTTTCAGCGCTGCAATCTCGTCGCAGATGCAGGAGCTACGGTCCAAGTTCACCTACAAGGGGCCGGAGTCAAGCTCAGCAAACAAGACACTACGCAGACGCGGCACAGAGGCACGAGCACCCTCAATACTGCCACTCGAGCTCTCCTCTACAAGCACGCAAGAGGGCAAAACAGAGACCATTGTACCAGGTACTCCACCTCGTGCAGATGAAGCTCCCGATTTTGGGGACTCGGCATGGGTAGCGTTAGACTCTGAGATAGTCGTCCCTGCCTCATCACCGCCCCCGACACCATCCAAGCGACGGCGCTCCTCGCTGAAAGGAAGCGAAGACCTGATTGTGCACGACAGCGACGGCGAAAGCCTATGTTCGCCCCGCAAGCCCATGTTCAGCCTCAACCGCTTTGCATTCACTGGATAG
- a CDS encoding glycerol transporter, with protein MRIALSYLRQLYALDTLDTRFVVPASAPPKEALHHPDLDHAHPLPRPQATHRTSAAHHTHQPRWRTPEFYFYYVIISASVFFMFNLVIHCSQHSHPNFSTFSHLLSDGWIPGRKVDNTDAQYAGFRQNVPYLFLVVTLHPLLRKAYDGFSRAHTYTHVRPSPGLTMGLTPAAAADARLSQRLSFDCAFAVVFLAALHGFSVFKILAILYLNYHMAMKLPRAHLPAATWIFNLAVLFANELLQGYRYAAIFAFFLPSTLSEKGRPAENVGHALDRCGGLIPRWDVLFNFTVLRLISFNLDYYWSLNTRASSPLEKQLDPSNLSERDRVSIPAKPHDFSFRNYFAYTMYSPLYLAGPILTFNDYIAQARHRPHTISRRRTTMYAIRFLVVLLTMEIMIHYMYMVAIFHAKPDWANYTPAQLSMLGFFNLKHIWLKLLIPWRFFRLWALLDGIDPPENMVRCMSDNYSVMQFWRGWHRSFNKWSLRYLYIPLGGSSLPGPWGKLRGVANYLAVFSFIAIWHDIQLRLLMWGWLVTLFVLPELIAAQLFPARRFVNHPDAYRLLCGVGAVGEILMLMVANLVGFALGLDGLDGLVKGIASSWSGWAFLAAACFALFTGVQFMFEWRAAELRRGVRMKC; from the exons ATGCGTATCGCGCTTTCCTACCTCCGCCAGCTCTACGCGCTGGACACGCTGGACACGCGCTTCGTCGTTCCCGCCAGCGCCCCCCCCAAGGAAGCTCTCCACCACCCAGACCTCGACCACGCCCACCCGTTGCCACGCCCACAGGCAACCCACAGGACAAGCGCCGCCCACCACACCCACCAGCCACGATGGAGGACGCCCGAGTTCTACTTTTACTACGTCATCATCTCGGCGAGCGTCTTCTTCATGTTCAACCTGGTCATCCATTGCTCCCAAC ACTCACATCCAAACTTCTCCACATTCTCCCACCTGCTGTCCGACGGCTGGATCCCTGGCCGTAAAGTG GACAACACCGATGCACAGTACGCAGGCTTCCGCCAGAACGTCCCCTACCTCTTCCTAGTCGTCACCCTCCACCCACTCCTGCGCAAAGCGTACGATGGCTTCTCGAGAGCCCACACGTACACGCACGTTCGTCCCTCGCCAGGCCTGACCATGGGCCTGacgcctgctgctgctgcggaTGCCCGTCTGAGCCAGCGTCTGTCCTTCGACTGCGCCTTTGCCGTCGTCTTCCTCGCTGCCCTGCATGGCTTCTCCGTCTTCAAGATCCTCGCCATCCTGTACCTGAACTACCACATGGCCATGAAGCTGCCAAGAGCCCATCTCCCAGCCGCCACGTGGATCTTCAACCTGGCTGTCTTGTTTGCAAACGAGCTCTTACAGGGCTATCGCTACGCTGCCATCTTCGCCTTCTTCCTGCCCTCCACGCTGTCCGAGAAAGGCAGGCCGGCAGAAAACGTTGGCCACGCGCTCGACCGCTGCGGTGGTCTCATCCCGCGCTGGGACGTCCTCTTCAACTTCACAGTCCTGCGCCTGATCAGCTTCAACCTCGACTACTACTGGAGCCTGAACACCCGAGCCAGCAGTCCCCTGGAG AAGCAACTCGACCCCTCGAATCTGTCTGAACGCGACCGCGTCTCCATCCCCGCCAAACCCCACGACTTCAGCTTCCGCAACTACTTCGCCTACACAATGTACTCGCCGCTCTACCTCGCCGGCCCCATCTTGACATTCAACGACTACATCGCCCAGGCCCGCCACCGCCCCCACACCATCTCCCGCAGACGCACCACCATGTATGCCATCCGCTTCCTCGTCGTGCTGCTGACCATGGAGATCATGATCCACTACATGTACATGGTCGCCATCTTCCACGCCAAGCCCGACTGGGCCAACTACACGCCAGCCCAACTCAGCATGCTAGGCTTCTTCAACCTCAAGCACATCTGGCTGAAGCTGCTGATCCCATGGCGCTTCTTCCGCCTCTGGGCCCTGCTCGACGGCATCGACCCACCAGAGAACATGGTGCGCTGCATGAGCGACAACTACAGCGTGATGCAATTCTGGCGCGGCTGGCACCGCTCCTTCAACAAGTGGAGCCTGCGCTACCTGTACATCCCCCTCGGCGGCTCCAGCCTCCCCGGTCCCTGGGGAAAGCTGAGAGGCGTGGCCAACTACCTCGCAGTCTTCAGCTTCATCGCAATCTGGCACGATATCCAACTCCGCCTGCTCATGTGGGGCTGGCTCGTCACCCTCTTCGTCCTCCCCGAACTCATCGCCGCCCAGCTGTTCCCCGCACGCCGCTTCGTAAACCACCCCGATGCCTACCGCTTGCTCTGCGGCGTCGGCGCCGTCGGCGAGATCCTGATGCTGATGGTTGCGAATCTCGTGGGCTTCGCGCTGGGGCTCGACGGCCTGGATGGCCTCGTCAAGGGGATTGCCTCGTCCTGGTCGGGCTGGGCGTTTCTGGCCGCCGCCTGCTTTGCGCTCTTCACGGGCGTGCAGTTCATGTTTGAGTGGCGCGCGGCCGAGCTGCGCCGGGGCGTGCGGATGAAGTGCTGA
- a CDS encoding NuA4 histone acetyltransferase subunit, whose translation MNMATASTAPTAGEYAGDEVSAIVLDPGYSTTRAGFAGEDVPKSVCPSFYGQRDGEPLLFGENAIHSPAAHVEIKNYWGADGIVEDWDAAARLWEYAITSRLTGPSPADPARNGLNDARAVDAHMEAVEDAEKPMEDSPLLVTEPGWNSAKARERYIELAMEDWGAPAFFLQKTGVLAAFASGKASGIVIDVGAAHTTVTPVLDGMVLRKGVHKSTLAGNFVSQQIRHTFKTATPEIQLTPHYLVRHKSPVDAGAPANATYRTFALAPPASFRAHEEERVLTEFKESVVELWPGPGRFTSGANEEVAHSAPGRPFEMPDGWNNVFGSSRFRVAEGLFDASAALTSDSLPRPKDDATIPRLVQAAVSHVDADQRPLLLANIVVTGGSTLLHKFTDRLNAEINALYPSTRNKLIAPGSVVERKYAAWIGGSILASLGSFHQLWISRKEYDEHGPGIVEKRCR comes from the exons ATGAACATGGCCACCGCCTCCACCGCGCCGACCGCGGGCGAGTACGCGGGAG ATGAGGTCTCGGCCATCGTGCTCGACCCCGGCTACTCGACCACACGCGCGGGCTTCGCGGGCGAGGACGTGCCCAAGTCCGTGTGCCCGTCCTTCTACGGCCAGCGCGACGGCGAGCCGCTCCTCTTCGGCGAGAACGCGATCCACTCGCCCGCGGCCCACGTCGAGATCAAGAACTACTGGGGCGCCGACGGCATCGTCGAGGACTGGGACGCCGCCGCGAGGCTGTGGGAGTACGCCATCACCAGCCGGCTGACGGGCCCAAGCCCCGCCGACCCGGCCCGCAACGGGCTCAACGACGCCCGCGCCGTGGACGCGCACATGGAGGCCGTCGAGGACGCGGAGAAGCCCATGGAGGACAGCCCGCTGCTCGTCACGGAGCCGGGCTGGAACAGCGCAAAGGCGCGGGAGCGGTACATTGAGCTGGCCATGGAGGACTGGGGCGCCCCCGCCTTCTTCCTGCAGAAGACGGGCGTGCTGGCTGCCTTTGCCTCGGGCAAGGCCTCGGGCATCGTCATCGACGTCGGCGCCGCCCACACCACCGTCACCCCCGTGCTCGACGGCATGGTCCTGCGCAAGGGCGTGCACAAGTCCACCCTGGCCGGCAACTTTGTCTCGCAGCAGATCCGCCACACCTTCAAGACGGCCACGCCCGAGATCCAACTCACCCCGCACTACCTGGTCCGCCACAAGTCGCCCGTCGACGCCGGCGCGCCCGCAAACGCCACCTACCGCACCTTTGCCCTCGCCCCGCCCGCCTCCTTCCGCGCCCACGAGGAAGAGCGGGTGCTGACCGAGTTCAAGGAATCCGTCGTCGAGCTCTGGCCGGGCCCCGGCCGCTTCACGAGCGGGGCCAACGAAGAAGTCGCCCACTCCGCCCCCGGCCGCCCGTTCGAGATGCCGGACGGGTGGAACAACGTGTTCGGCAGCTCGCGCTTCCGCGTGGCAGAGGGCCTGTTCGACGCCTCGGCCGCGCTGACGTCCGACTCGCTGCCGCGGCCCAAGGACGACGCCACGATCCCGCGCCTCGTCCAGGCCGCCGTCTCGCACGTCGACGCCGACCAGCGGCCCTTGCTGCTCGCCAACATCGTCGTCACCGGCGGCTCCACCCTGCTGCACAAGTTCACGGACCGGCTGAACGCGGAGATCAACGCCCTCTACCCGTCCACGCGCAACAAGCTCATCGCCCCGGGCAGCGTCGTCGAGCGCAAGTACGCCGCCTGGATCGGAGGCAGCATCCTCGCGAGCCTCGGCAGCTTCCACCAGCTGTGGATCTCCAGGAAGGAGTACGACGAGCACGGGCCTGGCATTGTCGAGAAGAGGTGTCGGTAG